Genomic window (Bradyrhizobium sp. 186):
CGGCGGCGCTGTTCGCCGCGTTCTACCTGCGTTTCGAGGGCGGCGACGGCTTCTTCGACCGCTTGCCGCTGCTGTTCCAGATTCTGCCCTACTTCCTCGCCTTCAGCGTGGTCGTATTCTTCATCTTCAATCTGACCACGACGAAATGGCGGTTCATCTCGCTGCCCGACGCACTGAATATCATCCGCGTCGCGACCGTGCTGACGGTGACGCTGCTCGCGCTCGACTATATCTTCGTCGCTCCCAACGTCCGCGGTGCCTTCTTCCTCGGCAAGGTGACGATCGTCCTCTACTGGTTCCTTGAGATATCCTTCCTCAGCGCGTCGCGCATGGCTTATCGCTACTTCCGCTATACGCGGGTGCGGCGTCACGCCCGAACCGAGGACGCCGCGCCGACACTGCTGATCGGCCGCGCCGCAGATGCCGAGGTACTGTTGCGCGGCATCGAGAGCGGGGCGATCAAGCGCATCTGGCCGGTCGGCGTGCTGTCGCCGTCGAGAGCCGATCGTGGCCAGTTCATCCGCAACGTGCCGGTGCTGGGCGACATCGACGACATCGAAGAGGTCATCGCCGACTTCGCCAAGCGCGACAAGCCGATCGGGCGCCTGGTGATGACGCCGTCCGCGTTCGAGCCGGACGCTCGTCCGGAAGCGATCCTGATGCGGGCGCGAAAGCTCGGCGTGATCGTCAACCGCATGCCCTCGCTCGAGAGCGGCGATACGCCGCGGCTGACTGCCGTCGCGGTCGAGGACCTGCTGCTGCGGCCGAGCGAGCAGATCGACTATGCGCGGCTGGAATCCTTGATCAGGGGCAAGGCGGTGATCGTCACCGGCGGAGGCGGCTCGATCGGCTCCGAGATTTGCGAACGCATCGTCGCCTTCGGTGCTGCGCGCCTCCTGATCCTGGAAAATTCCGAGCCGGCGCTCTACGCGGTCACGGAAGCGATCGCGGCGCACGGCACCGGGGCCGCCATCGAGGGGCGGATCGCCGACATCCGCGACCGCGAGCGCATCGTGCGCCTGATGGCCGAGTTCAAGCCGGACATCGTGTTCCATGCCGCGGCGCTCAAGCACGTGCCGATCCTCGAGCGCGACTGGAGCGAGGGCGTCAAGACCAACATCTTCGGCTCCATCAACGTTGCGGACGCGGCGCTCAGCGCCGGCGCCGAAGCGATGGTGATGATCTCCACCGACAAGGCGATCGAGCCGGTGTCGATGCTCGGCCTGACCAAGCGCTTCGCGGAGATGTATTGCCAGGCGCTGGATCACGACCTCGCGGCCGGGGCCGGCCGCGCCAAGCCTCCAATGCGCCTGATCTCGGTCCGGTTCGGCAACGTGCTGGCCTCGAACGGCTCGGTGGTGCCGAAGTTCAAGGCCCAGATCGAGGCCGGCGGCCCGGTGACGGTCACGCATCCCGACATGGTCCGCTACTTCATGACCATCCGCGAGGCCTGCGACCTCGTCATCACGGCGGCGACGCATGCACTCGGAACCGTGCGTTCGGACGTGTCGGTCTACGTCCTCAACATGGGCCAGCCGGTCAAGATCGTCGATCTCGCCGAACGCATGATCCGCCTGTCCGGCCTTCAGCCCGGCTACGACATCGAGGTCGTTTTCACAGGAATGCGGCCGGGTGAGCGCTTGCATGAGATCCTGTTCGCGTCCGAGGAGCCGACAGTCGAGATCGGCGTCGCCGGCATCATGGCCGCGCAGCCGAATGAGCCGCCGATGCAAACCCTGCGCAAATGGATCACGGCACTCGAGCAGGCGATCGCGCGGGACGATCGGGCCACCATCAGGACCATCCTGAAGGATGCGGTGCCGGAATTCGGATCGACCGCGGCCTGACCATGCAGCCTTCCGGCAAGATCGTCGTCGCGAGCCAGCATTATCCGCCGGATCCGAGCACAACAGCGGCGATCATGGCGGAAATTGCCTGCCGCCTCGCCGTGGATCACGAGGTCGTCGTGCTGTCGGGATCGACCGGCGCGCTGCCCGCCTCGCAAACCGGACCGGGCAAGCCGCGCGTCGTTGCCGTCAAGAACCGGATGACGGGGAAGGCCGCGCTGGCGCGGCGCGCCGCCGCCGAGATCCTGTTCGTGGTGCGCACCTTCGTCGCGCTGATACGGGAGCTGCGGCAGGGCGACGTGGTGCTGACCGTGACCGCGCCGTTCATGCTGCCTTACGCGGTTGCGGCGGCGGCGAAGCTCAAGCGTGCGCGGTCCGCTCTGATCTTGCACGATCTCTTCCCCGACGTGCTCGTGATGGCGGGCCTCCTGAAGCCCGGTTCGCTCGTGGCCAAGATGATGCGCGCCGCAAATGCCTTGATGTTCCGGGCGCTCAATGCCGTCATCACGATCGGCCGCGATGCGGAACGGCCGCTGCTGAGCTATCGGGGCATGACGCGGAACAAGATCCGCTTCATCCCGAACTGGACGACGCTCGTGCCCGCGCCACGGCCGGTGACACCGGACAATCCGTTTCGCAAGGCGCTGTCGGCCCGCTTCGTCGTCGGCCTCTCGGGCAATCTCGGCTTCACCCATGATCCGGAGATCGTGTTCGAGGCGGCGCGCCTGCTGAAGGACGATCCGGACATTCACTTCCTGCTCTCCGGCTGGGGCATCGGCTTCGAGCGGTTGAAGCAGTTGCAGGCGGTCTCGAACCTGCCCAATATCGGCTTGGTGGCGCGCGTCGAGGATGCGGAGCTCGAGGCGTTCCTGACCTCTGCCGACCTCTGGATCATCCCGTACCGGAAGGACGTTGCCGGGGTGTCGGTGCCGAGCCGGTTCTACAATCTGCTGGCGGTCGGGCGTCCCGTCGTGCTGGTCTCCGAGCCAGAAGCCGAAGCCGCGCTGACGGTGGTGGAAAACGGGCTCGGCTGGGTCGTGACGCCGGGCCGTGCCGATCAACTGGCCGAGGCGATCCGCAACGCGTCTCGCTCCGACCGTGACGCCATGACGGAGCGGGCGGTAAAGGCGGCATCGAAGTTCGATCGCGCCACCGCGATGAACGCCTATGCCGCCCTGGTCGACGAATTGTTGCGCAACCCCGAATTGGCGGAGCAGCGATGAGCGAGGGTAAACCGGTCGTGCTGGTGACGGGAGCGAGCGGCTTCGTCGGCCGTCATGTCGTGCCCGCGCTGGCGCGCGAGGGATGGTCGGTCCGCCGCGCGGTGCGCAGCGCGGAAGGCATCGACGATGAGGTCGTCATTGAAACGATCGGCCCCGAAACCGACTGGCAGGCCGCGCTCGAAGGCGTCGATGCCGTGGTTCATCTCGCCGCCCGCGTGCATCACAAGCACGAGGAGCACGCGGTCCAGCTCTACCGCAACGTCAACATCGCCGGCACGCTGCACCTGGCGCGCAGCGCGGCGACGGCCGGCGTACGCCAGTTCATCTTCGTCAGCACGGTCCTCGTGCATGGCCGCAGCAATGAGGGCCGGGCGCCGTTCAGCGAGGACGACATCCTCACGCCGCGCGGCCTCTATGGCATGTCCAAGGCGGCGGCCGAAGCGGGGCTGAGAACGCTGGCGCGCGACAGCGCCGTAAAGATCTCGGTGATCAGGCCGCCGCTGGTCTATGGTGCGGGCGCCAAGGGCAATTTTGCGCTGCTGACGCGTGCGGTGAATCTGGGACTGCCGTTGCCCTTTGCCGCGATCCGCAATCATCGCGCTTTCCTCGCGGTGCAGAATCTCTCGTCGTTCATCCTGCGCCGGCTCTCCCATCCCGACCCCGCGAGCAATTTCGAGATCTTTCTGGTGGCCGACAGGGAGCAAGTCTCGACGCCCGAATTCATCGAGCGCCTGGCCATGGCGTCCGGCAAGAGCCCGCGGCTGTTCGGCGTGCCGCCGGAGCTGCTCAGCACGCTTCTCAGCGTGATCGGCCAGCAGGATACGCGTGATAGCCTGATCGGCTCGCTCGAGCTCAACGTCTCGAAGGCGATCGAGACCGGCTGGCAGCCGCAGGTCACTCTCGACGAGGGCTTGCGGCTTGCACTGTCGGCTTAGGACGCCTGAGCGCGCGAGAACCGCCGCAGCACCAATCCAACCGCGATCGCGCCCGCCAGCAGCGCGAGCGCCGTGATCGCCGTCGAACCGGCGCGAATGGTGAGGATGGCAAGCCCTGCGAGTACCAGGTTGAGCAGGAAGACCTCGCCGATCACCCGCGAGACCTCGAAGCCGTTGTCGGTGGCGCGCTGGTAGAAGTGCGTGCGGTGCGCCGACCAGAACGGTTCGCGCCGCGCGATGCGCCGAAACAGCGTGAGGGTGGAATCCGCGAGGTAGTAGGCCGCCAGCAACAGCGCCGCGGCCGGCTGCCCGTGCCAGGCGAGTTCGAGCAGGCACCATCCGAGCAGGAGGCCGATCGGCAGGCTGCCGACATCGCCCAGGAACACCTTTGCGATCGGACGGTTGAACGGCGCGAAGCCGAGCATGCCGCCGCACAGCGTCGCGGCGATCAGCGCGGCCGGCCATGACACCTCACCGAGCCATCCGAGCAGCAGCAGCGCCGCGGTGACCGGTACCACCTCCACCACCGTCATCAGGTCGAGCCCGTCCATGAAGTTGACGAGGTTCACGAACCAGACGCCGGCGAGCAGGATGAGGCCGCGCTCCAGCGCGAGCGGCAGCGCAGGCACGATACGCGCGGTCTCGGGCGCGGTGAACACGACGGCGCCGACGGCGGCGGCCTGCAGCACGAGCCGCACGAGCACCGGCAGCGACATGATGTCGTCGGCAAGGCCGACCAATGCGATCAGCACCGTCGCGCCCAACAGCGCGGAAGGGATCGCGACGTTCGCCCACGCCGCCCAGATCGAAGCAACCAGCAGCGTCGCGGCGATCACCGCGATGCCCGCACCCTGCGGGGTCGGGATGCGATGCGAGGAACGCGCATTCGGCCGCGCCAGTGCGTAGCGTTGGAGCAGGGGACGGCTGATCCAGGTGACGAGGGCCGAAATCAGCGCGGCGATCGCGACGGCAAGCAGCGACGGCGCGGCTGCGAGAGCATCGGTGGCCGGGTTCACTCCGGTACCCCGAGCGGCGCCGACCCTTGTGCGGCTTTCTCCGCGCTGAGGATCCAGACGAGGCCGCCGAACGCGCCGACGATGAACGAGACCGCACCGAACAGCAGCGAGACGTTGACGCCTTCGTTGGCGGCAAGCCCGGCGAAGCCGAAGGCCAAGCCCATGGTCGCCTCGCGCACGCCCCAGCCGGCGATCGAGATCGGCATCAAGGTGATCAGCATGACCGGCGGGACGAGCAGGAAGACCTGGGCGAAGCTGACAGGTGCGGAGATCGACTGCACCACGCACCAGGCGATAACGACGGCGAGCACGTGAATGGCGAGCGACAGGATCGCGATCGTCGGTCCGCGCGAGCGGCTGAAGATCACGCGGTTCGCGATCACGGCGCAGGCGTGAATGTGATGCGTGGCCCACCAGGTTTTCAGCCAGGGCCATTTCAGCGCGCCGAAAATCAGGAAGCCGAGGCCGCCCGCGAGCGCCGCAAGATCGACAAGCAGCAGTGCCGAGCGCCCGTGCGGATCGGTGATGAGATTGTAGCTCCAGGGCAGGCTCGCGACGATGATGATCGCAAGCGCGATCAAACCAATCGCGCGGTCGACGAAGATCGAGTAGGTCGCAGCGCGCCATCCGGCGCCGGCGCGCGCGACGAGCCACAGCCGGACCGCATCGCCGCCGATCGCCGACGGCAGTGTCTGGTTGAAGAATGCGCCGATCACGTTGTAGCGCATGGCCCGGCGAAGCTCGAGCGGTGCGCCGCATTCGGCGCTGATCTCGCGCCAGCGCAGCACGCCGACGAAGATTTGCAGGAAGGTGATCGCGATCGCCGTGCCGATCCAGAACAGGCTGGTCACGGTGAAACGCGAAAACAGTTCGGACAGATCGACCTTGCGCAGCGCCAGATAGAGCAGTGCCGCGGAAATCAGGATTTTGGCCGTCGACAGCAGGATTCGGCGCATCTCGCCCGCATGAACAGGGTTTGCGAAGATTTGTGGCAACCCGGCGCGTGGCACCGAATTCGGCCGCTTTGGTATGGTTTTGGCGCCGATCTTGCAATAGCTGTCGTGAAGAGAGCTGGCATCATAATGGGGCTATTGCGGCCCCCTCGACGCGGCGGCTAAACAGGTGCCGCGGGCTGAGGCGAAGGATCGCTCGGGAACAGGATGATGGATCAGGCGATTTTGGTCACGGGTGCCGCCGGCTTCATCGGCTTTCACGTCGCCCGGCAGCTCCTGGCTGAAGGCCGGCCCGTCATCGGGCTTGACAATCTCAACAACTATTACGATCCGGCACTGAAACAGGCGCGTCTGGAGCTATTGCGAAACGATCCCCGCTTCTCCTTCGTGCAGGCCGATCTCGCCGACCGTGAGACGATCGCGGCGCTGTTTGCGCGACATGAATTTGCCAAAGTCGTGCATCTCGCGGCGCAGGCGGGCGTGCGCTACTCGATCGACCATCCGCACGCCTACGCCGATTCCAACCTCCAGGGCTTTCTCAACGTGCTCGAGGGCTGCCGGAATAATGGCTGTCGTCATCTCGTCTACGCTTCGTCATCCTCCGTTTATGGCGCCAACACCAAACTGCCATTTGCCGTGCAGGACCGGACCGATCATCCCGTGAGCTTCTACGCCGCGACCAAGAAGGCGAATGAGCTGATGGCGCAGTCCTACAGCCATCTCTACCGGCTGCCGGTCACGGGCCTGCGCTTCTTCACCATCTACGGCCCGTGGGGACGGCCCGATATGGCCATGTTTCTGTTCGTGAACGCCATCATGGCGGGCAGGGCGATCCGGCTCTTTAACCATGGCAGGATGCGTCGCGACTTCACCTATATTGACGACGTGACCCGTGTAGTATCCAAGCTGATTGATCGCCTGCCCGCGGATGATCCGGCAGCCGCAAATGCGCCGTCCAAGATCTACAATGTCGGCAACCACCGCCCCGAGGAACTGATGCATGTCGTCGCTCTTCTGGAGCGGGAGCTGGGCCTGACGGCGAACAGAGAGCTGCTGCCAATGCAGCCTGGAGACGTGCTGGAAACGTTCGCGGATGTCGAGGATTTGATGCGCGACACCGGCTTTGCGCCGTCAACGCCGATCGAGCACGGAGTCCGTAATTTTGTCACCTGGTATCGGGACTACTTCAAGGTTTGAGATGACGATGGACAAACGCATTATCCCCCTGATCATGTGCGGCGGTGCCGGCACACGGCTGTGGCCGGCCTCGCGCGAGGTGCGGCCCAAGCAATTCCTGCCGCTGTTCGGCACCCGCTCGACCTTCCAGGACACGCTGCTGCGCGTCTCGGATAGCGCGCTGTTCGATCGTCCGATCGTCATCACCAATGCATCCTACCGTTTCATGGTGCTGGAGCAGCTGGCCGAGATCGGCATCGAGGCCGACGTGATCCTCGAACCGATGCGGCGCGACTCCGGGCCCGCGATCGCTGCGGGCGCGGTGTTCGCGCAGAACCGCGCCGCCGACGCGATCGTGCTCGCGCTCGCCGCCGACCATGTGGTGCAGGACAATGCCGCCTTCGTCGCCGCCTGCCGCGAAGGCCTCACGGCCGCGAGTGCCGGGCGCATCGTCACCTTCGGCGTTAAGCCGGAGCGGCCGGCAACCGAATACGGCTATATCAGCCCGGGCGAGGTGATCACCGGTGAGGTGCATGCGGTCGCGCGCTTCGTCGAGAAGCCTGACGCCGTGAAGGCTGCCGACTACGTCAACTCCGGCTATCTCTGGAACAGCGGCAACTTCATGTTCCCGGCCGCATTGCTGCTCGACGAATATCGCAGGGTCGACGCGGCGAGCGTGGATGCGGTCGCCAATGCGGTCACCCATGCCGGCCGCGATCTCGGCTTCGTGACGCTGGAGCCGCAGGCGTTCGGCTCGGCCAAGGCGATCTCGATCGACTATGCGGTGATGGAGAAGACCTCGCGCGCCGCGGTGGTGCCGGTGGCTTGCGGCTGGTCCGATGTCGGCTCCTGGCTTGCGGTGTGGGAGCTGTCGGAGAAGGACGCGCAAGGCAACGCCGCGCACGGCGCCGCGGTGTTCGAAGACTCCCGCAACTGCAACGTCACCACCGATTCCGCGCTGGTCGCGCTCGAAGGCGTCGACGATCTCGTCGTGGTCGCGACTGCGGACGCGGTGCTGGTCTCGCGCCAGAAGGATGCCAACGGCCTGAAGCGCCTGGTGACCAAGCTCAAGGCGGTCGCACCGAAGGTTACCGAGGAGCATCTCAAGGTGCACCGGCCCTGGGGCAGCTACCAGTCGGTCGACAATGGCGAGCGCCATCAGGTCAAGCGCATCGTGGTCAAGCCCGGCGGGCGGCTGTCGCTCCAGAAGCACCATCATCGGGCCGAGCACTGGATCGTGGTCCGCGGCGCTGCCCGGGTCACCGTCAACGAGACCGTGAAGACGGTGCACGAGAACGAGTCGATCTACATCCCGATGGGCGCGGTGCACCGGATGGAGAACCCCGGCAAGATCATGCTGGAGCTGATCGAGGTCCAGACCGGCAGCTATCTCGGGGAAGACGACATCATCCGGATTGAAGACGACTATCAAAGGTCGTAACCAGCACACTCCGAATCACGCGGCCCGGGCCGAAAAGGCGCTGTCTTTTGGCGCTAAGGCCCGGGGAACGTGTAACTTTTTGAATCAAATCGTGTCCGGCCCGCTATCTCGGTATTCGCCACAAATGTGGCGTCCGTGCTAGGAGTGGCCCGGGGTTTTGCGTTGAATCGGGGTTCGATCAGATGAGTTCCAGAGAGTCTGCACCTGCAAAAGCGGGCTTGCGCGTCGGCGTCATCGGCGCGGGCGTGATGGGTAGCAACCACGCGCGCGTGCTCGCGGGGCTTCCCGGCGTCAGCCTGGTCGGTGTGGTCGATCCCTCGCCGGCGCACCGGACCCGCACCACCGAGCTTGCCAACTGCCAGGGTTTCGAGACGCTCGATCAGCTCCTCGCCACGGGCGTCGATGCAGTCACGATCGCGGCGCCGACCCACCTGCATCACGAGGTCGCGCTCGCCTGCATCGCCAATAACATCCACGTGCTGGTCGAGAAGCCGATCGCCTCCACGGTTGCGGAAGGGCGCGAGATCGTCGCCGCCGCACAAAAGGCCGGCGTCACGCTGATGGTCGGCCATGTCGAGCGCTTCAATCCGGCGGTCGCCGCGGTCAAGCAGGCGATCGCGGGCGAGGACATCCTGTCGATCGCGATCACGCGTGTCGGCCCGTTCCCGCCGCGCATGTCCAATGTCGGCGTCGTGATCGATCTCGCCGTGCACGACATCGATCTGATCCGCTGGTTCACCGAATCCGACATCGTCGAGGTGCAGCCGCAATTGTCGAGCGCGATTGCCGAGCGCGAGGACATCGCGCTGCTCCAGTTCCGCACCGCCTCCGGCGTGCTCGCCCATATCAACACCAACTGGCTGACGCCGTTCAAGGCGCGCAGCGTCACGGTCGCGACCCGCGGCAAATACGTGATGGGCGATCTGTTGACGCGCCAGGTCACCGAATGTTTCGGCTTCAAGCCGGACGGCAGCTATTCGATGCGGCATTTGCCGGTCGGCCATGACGAGCCGTTGCGCGCCGAGCTGATCGCGTTCCTCAGGGCCGTGCGCCACGGCGAGACGCCGGCGGTGACCGGCGACGAGGGCGTCGCCAGCCTCGAAATCGCCACGCAGTGCCTCGAAACGCCATCGCGGCCCGCAGCCACGTCGTCGCCAGCCCGCACGGGCCCGCGCCGCGTCGCCGGCTGATCCTCTTCCCATGTCGACCGCTCAAACCTCGCAAGACAATCGGCAAGGCACCATGAACCAGCATCTGCGTTCCGATCCGATTCCCTTCATCGATGTCGGCTCGCAGCGCCGCCGGCTCGGCGCCTCGCTCGATGCGGCCGTTAAGCGCGTTCTCGACCATTGCCAGTTCGTCAATGGCCCGGAGGTCGCCGAGCTCGAGGCACAGCTTGCGGCCTATTGCGGCGCCAAGCACGTGATCTGCTGCGCCAGCGGCACTGATGCGCTTCTGATGGTGCTGATGGCGAAGAATGTCGGGCCCGGCGATGCCGTGCTGTGTCCGTCGTTCACCTTCATTGCGACCGCTTCGCCGGCGGCGCGGACCGGCGCGACGCCGGTCTACGTCGATGTCGACGAAGCGACCTTCAACATGAGCCCCGAGTCGTTGAAGCGCGGCATTGCGACCGCCCGGAAGGCCGGCTTGAAGCCCGTCGCGGTCATCCCTGTCGACCTGTTCGGACAGCCTGCCGATCACGATGCCATCGCCGAGATCGCCAAGGCCGAGGGCCTGTTCGTGCTCGATGACGCCGCGCAGGGGTTTGGCGCGAGCTACAAGGGCCGCAAGCTCGGCACCCTGGCGCTCGCCACCACGACCAGCTTCTTCCCGGCAAAGCCGCTCGGCTGCTTCGGTGACGGCGGCGCAATCTTCACGGATGATGACGAACTCGCCGCCACGCTGCGCAGCATCCGCGTGCACGGGCAGGGCGTGGACAAATACGACAACGTCCGGCTCGGCCTGACCGGCCGGCTCGACACCATGCAGGCCGCGATCCTGATCGAGAAGCTGACAATTTTCGACGACGAGATCGCCGCCCGCAACAAGGTCGCGGAACGCTATGCGCGCGGCCTGTCCAACGTCGTCACCGTGCCGCGGCTTGCGCCCGGCTGCACCTCGGTCTGGGCGCAATATACCATCCGCCTGCCCAAAGGCACCGACCGGGACGGCTTTGCCGCTGCGCTGAAGGCTCAGGGCGTGCCGACCGCGATCTATTATGCGAAGTCGATGCATCAGCAGACCGCCTACAAGCAGTATCCGGTCGCGGACGGGGGCCTTCCTGCCTGCGAAAGTCTGTCGGAGGACGTCATCAGCCTGCCGATGCACCCCTATCTCGACGAGGCCGCCCAGGAGCGAATCATCGCGGCAGTGCGCGGCGCGCTTTCAACCTGATTTCGCCGTTTTGCTGCGCCGCCTCTTGCTCTAGAAGAGACGCATGCTCGGACGGATCTTCACGGTTGGCGGCTATACGCTGCTCTCGCGGCTGACGGGATTTGCCCGCGACATCATGCTCGCGGCGATCCTGGGCGCCGGCCCCGTGGCCGACGCCTTCTTCGTGGCGCTCCGACTGCCCAATCACTTCCGCGCGATCTTTGCCGAGGGCGCCTTCAACGCCGCCTGGGTGCCCGCCTATGCCCACGTCCACGGCGAGCGCGGGGAGGCGACCGCAAGACTGTTCGCCGACCGCATCTTCACGCTGCTGCTCGCCTCGCAAGTCGTGCTGCTGGTCGTCGCCTGGCTGTTCATGCCGCAGGCCATGAGCATCCTGGCGCCCGGCTTCAGCGAGGACGCCGAGCAGCGCAGGCTCGCGATCGAGCTGACCCGGATCACCTTTCCCTATCTGCTGCTGATCACGCTGGTCACGCTCTACGGCGGCATGCTCAACGTGATGCAGCGCTTTGCCAGCGCCGCGGCCGCGTCAATCTTCCTCAACATCTCGATGATGATGACGCTGGCGCTGGCCGCCTGGTTTCCCAATGCGGGGCACGCCGCGGCCTGGGGCGTCCTGATCTCCGGTTTCCTACAATATTTCCTGCTCGCCGGCGATCTCGCGCGCCATGGCGGCCTGCCGCGCTTTGCACCGCTTAGGCTGGACGAGGACGTCCGGAGTTTCTTTAGGGCGCTCGGGCCTGCGACGCTGGGCTCGATGGGCACGCAGGTCGCGCTGTTCGCCGACACCATTATCGCGACGTTCCTGCCGGTGGGCGCGTTGTCCGCGCTTTATTACGCGGACCGCCTTAACCAGTTGCCAATCGGCGTCATCGGCATTGCCATCGGCACGGTGCTGCTGCCAGAGATGTCGCGGCGGATCACGGCCAACGATCATGACGGCGCGATGAAGTCGCAGCGGCGCGCTTTCGACTTCACGCTGCTGTTCTCAGTGCCGTTCGTGGCTGCCTTCACAACCGTGCCCGATGTCATTGTGCGCGCGATGTTTGCGCGCGGGGCCTTCTCCAAGGCCGATGCCGCCGCTGCTGCCGCAACCCTGGCGGCCTACGCCGTTGGTCTGATCCCATTCGTGATGATCCGGAGCGCAGTGGCGACCTTCTATGCCCGCAAGGATACAGCGACACCGGTCCGGGCCATGCTGAGCGGCGTTGCAATCAATGTCGCCTTGAAACTTGCGTTGATGGGGACGCTTGCCCAAATCGGACTTGCGCTGGCGACTGCCGCTGGCCAGTGGACCAATCTGCTGCTGTTGTTCGCTTTTGCGGTGCGGCGAGGCTACCTCGAATTCGACAAGGCGCTGACCTCTTCGCTCGCCAAATTCGCCGTGACCGGCCTGATCCTCGCCGCCGGCCTGTGGCTGACCGCGCATTTTGGCGCAATCTATTTCTCGACCATGCCAAGCTTCCGGGACGAAATGACGCTGGCGCTGCTGATAATCACCGGCACCTTCATCTACGCCTTCTGTATCCTCGTCCTGTTCGGGCGGGGCTGGCTGTTCTCGCTGGTGCGCAACTAGTTTTTGTCGTCAAGCCGTTTGCCTTGCCACTTTTTCCACGGCAATATGCGGCAAAACAACCACGGGAAGATAAAATGGCTGCTCCCATCAAGTTCGGCGTTGGCCAAAGCGTGCTGCGCAAGGAGGATGACGCACTCATCCGCGGCAAGGGCCGCTATACCGACGATTACGCGCCGCAGGCCGCACTTCGCTGCCTGATGCTGCGTTCGCCGCATGCGCATGCCAAGTACACCATCGATGCGAGCCGCGCCCGCACGCTGCCAGGGGTCGCGCTGATCCTGACCGCCGACGACGTCGGGGATCTCGGCAATCTGCCCTGCCTGTTCAATCTCGAGACCGATCCGTTCACCGGCCCGCCTTACCCCATCCTCGCCAAGGACGAGGTGCGCCATGTCGGCGATTCCATCGCCTTCGTCGTCGCCGAGACCATCGACCAGGCCCGCGACGCGATCGAGGCGATCGAGGTCAAATGGAGCCCGCTGCCGGCGGTGACCGGCGTCGTCAACGCCGTGAAAAAGGGCGCGCCGCAAGTCTGGTCGGACAAACCCGGCAATGCGCTGTTCGACGTCTCGATCGGCGACAAGGCCGCGACCGAAGCCGTCTTCGCGAAAGCGCATGCGGTCGCCGAGATCTCGATCGTCAATCCGCGCGTGGTTGCGAGCTTCATGGAGACCCGCGCGGCGGTCTGCGAATACGACGCGAAGAACGATCATCTGACGCTGACGGTCGGCAGCCAGGGCAGCCACCGTCTGCGCGATATCCTCTGCCAGAACGTGCTCAATATCCCAACCGACAAGATGCGGGTGATCTGCCCCGACGTCGGCGGCGGCTTTGGCACAAAACTGTTTCCGTACCGCGAATACGCCTTGCTGGCGGTCGCCGCGCGCAAATTGAAGAAGGCGGTGAAATGGGCCGCCGACCGCACCGAGCATTTCATGGGTGACGCGCAGGGCCGCGACAACGTCACCACCGCGAAGATGGCGCTCGCCGAGGACGGCAAATTCCTCGCCATGGATTGCGACCTGATGGGCGACATGGGCGCGTATCTATCGACCTTCGGGCCCTACATTCCCCATGGCGGCGCCGGCATGCTGCCGGGCCTCTACGACATCCAGGCCTTCCATTGCCGGGTGCGCACGATCTTTACCAACAGCGTTCCCGTCGACGCCTATCGCGGTGCGGGCCGGCCCGAGGCCGCCTATGTCATCGAGCGTCTGGTCGATGCCTGCGCGCGCAAGCTCGACATGACGCCTGACGCCATCCGCCGCAAAAACTTCATCCAGCCGAAGGCGCTGCCC
Coding sequences:
- a CDS encoding nucleoside-diphosphate sugar epimerase/dehydratase — its product is MTRLSHLTLRNFLIALHDLLATTAALFAAFYLRFEGGDGFFDRLPLLFQILPYFLAFSVVVFFIFNLTTTKWRFISLPDALNIIRVATVLTVTLLALDYIFVAPNVRGAFFLGKVTIVLYWFLEISFLSASRMAYRYFRYTRVRRHARTEDAAPTLLIGRAADAEVLLRGIESGAIKRIWPVGVLSPSRADRGQFIRNVPVLGDIDDIEEVIADFAKRDKPIGRLVMTPSAFEPDARPEAILMRARKLGVIVNRMPSLESGDTPRLTAVAVEDLLLRPSEQIDYARLESLIRGKAVIVTGGGGSIGSEICERIVAFGAARLLILENSEPALYAVTEAIAAHGTGAAIEGRIADIRDRERIVRLMAEFKPDIVFHAAALKHVPILERDWSEGVKTNIFGSINVADAALSAGAEAMVMISTDKAIEPVSMLGLTKRFAEMYCQALDHDLAAGAGRAKPPMRLISVRFGNVLASNGSVVPKFKAQIEAGGPVTVTHPDMVRYFMTIREACDLVITAATHALGTVRSDVSVYVLNMGQPVKIVDLAERMIRLSGLQPGYDIEVVFTGMRPGERLHEILFASEEPTVEIGVAGIMAAQPNEPPMQTLRKWITALEQAIARDDRATIRTILKDAVPEFGSTAA
- a CDS encoding glycosyltransferase family 4 protein, with translation MQPSGKIVVASQHYPPDPSTTAAIMAEIACRLAVDHEVVVLSGSTGALPASQTGPGKPRVVAVKNRMTGKAALARRAAAEILFVVRTFVALIRELRQGDVVLTVTAPFMLPYAVAAAAKLKRARSALILHDLFPDVLVMAGLLKPGSLVAKMMRAANALMFRALNAVITIGRDAERPLLSYRGMTRNKIRFIPNWTTLVPAPRPVTPDNPFRKALSARFVVGLSGNLGFTHDPEIVFEAARLLKDDPDIHFLLSGWGIGFERLKQLQAVSNLPNIGLVARVEDAELEAFLTSADLWIIPYRKDVAGVSVPSRFYNLLAVGRPVVLVSEPEAEAALTVVENGLGWVVTPGRADQLAEAIRNASRSDRDAMTERAVKAASKFDRATAMNAYAALVDELLRNPELAEQR
- a CDS encoding NAD-dependent epimerase/dehydratase family protein; its protein translation is MSEGKPVVLVTGASGFVGRHVVPALAREGWSVRRAVRSAEGIDDEVVIETIGPETDWQAALEGVDAVVHLAARVHHKHEEHAVQLYRNVNIAGTLHLARSAATAGVRQFIFVSTVLVHGRSNEGRAPFSEDDILTPRGLYGMSKAAAEAGLRTLARDSAVKISVIRPPLVYGAGAKGNFALLTRAVNLGLPLPFAAIRNHRAFLAVQNLSSFILRRLSHPDPASNFEIFLVADREQVSTPEFIERLAMASGKSPRLFGVPPELLSTLLSVIGQQDTRDSLIGSLELNVSKAIETGWQPQVTLDEGLRLALSA
- a CDS encoding glycosyltransferase family 4 protein; protein product: MNPATDALAAAPSLLAVAIAALISALVTWISRPLLQRYALARPNARSSHRIPTPQGAGIAVIAATLLVASIWAAWANVAIPSALLGATVLIALVGLADDIMSLPVLVRLVLQAAAVGAVVFTAPETARIVPALPLALERGLILLAGVWFVNLVNFMDGLDLMTVVEVVPVTAALLLLGWLGEVSWPAALIAATLCGGMLGFAPFNRPIAKVFLGDVGSLPIGLLLGWCLLELAWHGQPAAALLLAAYYLADSTLTLFRRIARREPFWSAHRTHFYQRATDNGFEVSRVIGEVFLLNLVLAGLAILTIRAGSTAITALALLAGAIAVGLVLRRFSRAQAS